A window of Ovis canadensis isolate MfBH-ARS-UI-01 breed Bighorn chromosome X, ARS-UI_OviCan_v2, whole genome shotgun sequence contains these coding sequences:
- the NXT2 gene encoding NTF2-related export protein 2 isoform X2, which produces MAMAVEFKTYVDQACRAAEEFVNIYYETMDKRRRALTRLYLDKATLIWNGNVVTGLEALANFFDMLPSSEFQVNMLDCQPVHEQATQAQTTVLVVTSGTVKFDGNKQHYFNQNFLLTAQTTANNTVWKIASDCFRFQDWAAI; this is translated from the exons GAATTTAAAACTTATGTAGATCAGGCATGCAGAGCTGCTGAGGAATTTGTCAATATTTACTATGAGACAATGGACAAAAGAAGACGG gcaCTAACCAGGCTGTATCTGGACAAGGCCACTTTAATATGGAATGGAAATGTTGTTACAGGGCTGGAAGCCCTAGCCAATTTTTTTGACATGTTGCCTTCTAGTGAATTCCAGGTCAATATGTTAGATTGCCAGCCAGTTCATG AGCAAGCTACTCAGGCCCAGACCACAGTTCTTGTTGTGACCAGTGGAACTGTGAAGTTTGATGGCAACAAGCAACACTACTTCAACCAGAACTTCCTGCTGACCGCTCAGACTACTGCTAACAATACCGTGTGGAAGATTGCAAGTGACTGCTTCCGTTTTCAAGATTGGGCTGCTATTTAA